The DNA segment TTTATGCTGAACAAGGCGCTATGAACAAGAAACAGCATTTATTTGTGTCATGACAGAGTATCTAACCAAAACAAATGACTCATATGAAAACTAGCCAACCTAATACCTAATGAACATTGCTGTCACAGATTGGTTAATTGCTGTTACGCAAAACAAAAGTGTCACCCACCACTATAACATAACTGTATAAAAATAggtaacagcagcagcaagtaGTAAATGAACAAATGCTGCCACAAACTGACTAGCTGCAGTAATTGCGATAACACCACGCTAAGATAATGGTTAGTGGTGCAAAAGTTAAGGTATAGCCACAAAACAGTACCCTCCTACTCCCACAAAAGTAATGCTTTAAGCCTAAGAGGGAAATTCTACGATTTGCAATGGACAAAGGCTTCATTCCATAAAATTCCATCAACAAGGTTGAGTTCCACTATCTGCCATCATACAAACATTTTCTCCCAATTCTGCATCTCTCTATTTATTTATAATGCCCAAAATACCCCAAGACGTGCCATTGTTTGCCAGAGAGCCACTCTACTGAGGGTTTTGGGCATGGACACTGACGAACTACCAGAGCTAGACATGGAGCACACGCCAAGCCCTCCATCTGTCATTGCTAATAGAGCGGCCCTCAAAGGCACGCTTGGGGGTATTTTGaacattatgaaaaaaaaaaatggatgtctAATGGCAGAATTCAAAGCAAAATGTTTGCATGATGAAATATTATAGAACTTATCTTCGTCAATGTCATTTTTGTAAGTGTCAATGGCAAATCGCAGAATTTCTCTAACCTAAGATTATAAAGCTCAACAAGCTAGGATGTGAGAGCAGCAGACAAAGCAAAATACCATTTTATGTGCATCAACCTAAGCCTCGCACAATTAACCACTAAAGGTGGTGCAATCCAGAAAACCACACTAGAACATGGTACCAGGCTACCAGCACATCGAGAGCAAAACAAATGTGTCACCAAGATGGCAACACAGCACAAccaacaaataaatgaaaattgcCTTATGCCCTTATCATTGCATTTTATATCAGTATCGATGTAGAACACAGTTCCTGTGTTCCatttcaaaatttcagaaatagaAAATGAAGTTATACTCAAGTAATTACCTTCCACAGCCGTACAGCCACAAGGGCATGAGTATCCAATAGTAGAATGCGGCCAAGAGAATCAGTTATGGCAGCCAATGTACCACTTGGAGATAGTGTAAGCCGTTCACCCTTCCTCGGTGAATCTTTCAAGCAAGTTAGTGGTGATGCTGCAGCAAATGTAACCATGAGaaataaattcttttttttaagtaagagGAACATAATTATTTAGGCAATTACTTTTTGCAAAGGACTGAGGCTTAGGACGTGATTTCTTGGTTGGTGATGGTTCGCTCCGCCATATAATTTTAGACAGAGATGATATTGTTGAAAATGTTGCAGCAACACCTCTTGATAAAATTGCTCCAACAATTGACCTGCTTCTGTCTTCTGATAACCTGCAAAGCCATCAAAATGTCGAGGAAAGCCAAAACAGGAGTAAATTGCAACTCCATCTTCCCATTTTCAGCAATTGCATACATATAAGTTAAACACTATTTTAGTCAGTTGAATCAATACAAATCTGAATCAAACATATAAATGTCATTTATATTTGCAGTACAGTTAGAATTGGcaaaatgtgtgtccatataaaTTTTACAGGGAAGACAGTGCCCAGATATGCCTTGGAAGCCCTAAACCATGCTGCTCCGCTCACGATGGAAGCACAGATACATTTCTAGAAGAATGATTACCCAGATTGGAAATGTTCAAGCCACTGAGTAATGGAACTCACCTATATGCAGAAACTACAGCATCCTCTCCAACTGTAATTGCACAATAATGGCGCTGACTCGACTGCCCAGCAATATAAAAGCAGCTGAATTCAATACGATAATAACTTCAGAAACTTCACTGAAGGTAACTTCTTAAATGAAGTAGGGTATAAAAACTGAAATAATACTGATAAAGGCAAGCTAGGTTTCAACTTTGATAACAATTTCTAACATAAGTGGGTACAGCAGTAAGAGAAAGATACGAGGGCAAATCACCTGAAGTTCCAGCAAGGGAGGTGGCATCAGCCCAACAATTGCAGCATCTGCACAAGAACTTAATTTGCTTACATTCCAAATTTGAAAAGGTATTCTTCCAAAGGAACTATCTTCCTCAGCATCTTCCTGTTCAGATTTGTCTTTCCACAGGTGCGATTTAACTTCATGTAATGATTTTTGAAGCATGTTCTGCAAATAACCAATAACTATTATTTGAATAGAAAAGGAAGACAGATAACAAAAGTACTGTCTACTGAGCATTGAAATGTTTCTGTGTATGGAATCAAAGAAGGTTCATCATGGCTGTAAAAGAAAACTGGCATATATTGCTTATAGGACCCTAGATAATACTGCAAGTGACTAAAATATTGCACTTTATGATTGGAATATAGGTTTGTGTCCCTCTAGAACATTGGTGATATTTGTAGGAAAAAGAATCCCACTCCAAATTCTCCCTCCACCCCGTTTTATAAGGATTATAAGTTTTTTCGCAGAGAACAAGAGTGGGTGTGTGTCATCCTGATATGACCCTAATTAAGCACGCTTTACTATGCAGAATTCCCATTGCAACTCCGGGGTAGCGCTCACATGCAAAACTGCTTTGACCGCCTGCTTGGCTCAACAAGTAATTGTGCTTATCCAAGCATTAACTATGGGCATGCATGCAAATGCTGGTAGGGCATTCTTGGGATAAAAGCTGAAGGGATAGTACAACCTATAATTTGGGATAGCAGCAGAAATTTTATACGCCCTATAAAACAGGACGGCGGGAGTATAATTTTTTCTTCATCATTAATGAACAGATATTTGATAGTATTTGAAGTTATTGCCATGCTCTTTTGTAGTTGTCTGTCTGGAACATTGTAAATGGTTGCATTTCTCCCAAGATCCTACTATTGGTAGTAATAGTAAATGGTTAACGACTGCTACATACTAAAAGCAAGACATTAAATAAAGTAATAAACAAATAATATTTCAGAGCACATCATAGGAGAATGAGAAATCTGATCTCAACTGTAGTATTAAACTTGGATGgtgaaaatgaaataaattttactccctccttcccaaaatataagggatgtgtcacatccggcCAAAATCCCTTGTGTTTTGGGACGGGGGGAGTATGTCCCTACAAAGTGAATGATTGAATGCACAGTAAATCAAAACGTTTTAACAACAGTAAGCAACTTTCCGTAGTTAACAAACAAAACTAAATTCTATTAAAAGGCCAATACTGGAAATTCagttttttcacttttttagtTTTAATTTCAAAGGTGTCCATGCAAGAAAATATCTAACTTAGGGTAATTATcaaatttccattttttttcaacaggGATTACTAAAATTTTCCCTTTAAGTACTTAACTTCGAATACAGAACAATTGATGCTTTGGTCATTACATGCAGACTAAAATGCCGCAATACAGGATTACTGTTGCATTAGGTTCTGACACATCTTAACAGTATGGATGTTTTGGATATCTTTATCAAAACACATGAAAATGTAGTGAATAAAACTCAACTTAACACGCTTGCTAAGTACTGTGCaagtaaaaaagttttgataatgtttctctaaaaaaaatacaagattagCACATCTATAAAAAATATGACATTTCAAACCCTAacaacaaaataacaaaaagaTTTATTGAAACCTGAAGGTCAGCACCATCAAAACGTGCAATAACACCAGGGAAAACCACAGAAAGCTCATCTGAACCCGAATCTTCCCAGGCGTTTTCCTTCCTCTCACGGAAGTTAAGTTTCAGTATCTTTGAAGGATAAATACTCTGAAATAAGCAATACAATAATCAGAAgtaagaaataagaaaaaactaaaagaaataTCAACTATGACCGTCTACATAGTAAATGAACTACAATTATCTATTAAGCAGGGTAAATTTGATGTCTACTTCTTTTGGGCGTCGCAAATACATGTGGTACCCAGTGCCCAGAGAACAAACCATAGTTAAAGCAGGTAGATTTCCCGCTCAATTACATGACTTACTCCCCTATGCTTGTTCAATTGTATGATGGAAAAAAGCATGCAGATAAATGTTGCAACTAACAATTTAAAAGCAAATACCTAACAATCACCCAGAAAAATAGTGCCTATGGTATTATCTTATAATTAGGCTATGAATTACACAGTAACTTAAACGGCGGTTAGTTAGAGAAGTACGAAGCCTGGAAGAGCATTCTTATATGTTGAAAAACACTGCCTGAGCAACTAATCATACACAAACCATAACGATTCATAGCAAAAACCCCCTATATTTGATGTTTACAACAACCACCTAGTCATGAACCTGCTCTCGCAAGTCGCAAACTATGGCTAAAATTCCCCCAACATTTCACCCCCCAAGTCTTTGCAGCTTCTTCTATCCTCGTCCCATCATCCAGTGCTTATCACGTACCGAAAATAATGCGATTTCAAATTAATAACTATGACCAGGTATAGATCTACTAAATCATGAAACCCCtaataaaattcaaaaaattctCCGAGGAACAAAACATCCACAGAGAAGAGATCGATCACACATCATAGCAACCTGCTTGTGCAGTAGATCGCCTGCGAGAGAGTAGAACAGAAGCCACCCGGCGTCGGTGCCCACGGCGACGGCCACTCCCTCCCCACCAGCCTCCTCGGCGTCCTCCCCGACGAGCGGGACCCACTCCACCGCGGAGATCCGGCCGTCGTCGGGCCCCAGCGCGGGCCTCACCGTGACCCCACCGCCTACTCCGGCGACCGGGACAACCGCGAGCACGGACCTCGCCgcgctggcgacggcgagggcgcgcgcgcgcggcgcgagggagGGGAGCACGGCGGGGTCGTCGAGCCACCCCTCCCTCTCGCCGGCGcccacggcggcgaggtcctCGGAGGCCGACGCGAGGAGGGCCACCTCCgccaggtggtggtggtggccccgCCGCGCcatggggaggggaggagagaggaggagaagcttCTGGAAGCTTCGAGGCGGGGGCGACGAGATGCCGCCGACGaggggtggagaggaggaggcttTTTGCAGATCCGCCCTCTGGTTATCGAGTAATGGAATTTTCGCTCTTGTGTACTGTTCTGGCTTCACGTTGTGGTTTACTAGTCAGCTTTTATAACAGAAgagaagtacatatatatgaatatatatgaatagtaatactccctccgtttcgttaTGTTTGACGTTTCCGACAAGGCCGTGAAAATTAAGGAAGCTGTGAAATTACGTATTTGCCCCTGTGCCTTCTCCTCGTCAACGCAGAAATCCCCAACGCCGAAAGAAATTGCAacgccgacgacgtcgaccGGGCCTCCGACGCGCACGCCCGCAACGCCTCCGCGGTGGGCGGCCTCCCCtccgacctccgcctccgcggtgCGCGGCCTCCTCTCCGACCTCCGCCGCCAGGGAGGCGGAACAAGGCTACTTGCCATCAACGAAACCCAGCCCGTCAACGCTGTTGGCTACTTGCCATCAACGAAACCCAGCCCGTCAACGCTGCTTGCTGctgaatctctctctcttttcttggTGCTTGCGCCGCCATGGCTGCTCCCAGCGTCGCCGTCGACAACCTCAACCCCAAGGTGGTGATTTCTGCTTCTCCTCATGCCCGTTTCTTgattcctcttctctctcttttttttttggtatatgATGTGATGCGGCGTGAGGATAAGGGAGCCTCTCTTTCTTGTCTGCCTTGTGAGATGTCGCAAGATTCCCCTTATTCCTCCTCTCTGGGCATGAAATAGACTACTTCATTGTTTAATTTGACGGCATAATCCGTCTAAACCTTCGGGCTTATGCATGTTAATCTTCTTGCTACTTTCAGAACTTTCAGTGAATGTATATGCAGCCTGTAGGAGTAGAAGTTTTATGCTTCACTTCACTCACCTGCTTTGAGAAGATCATAAGCTGTCATCCCTGGCATGCAGTGGTCAGTTAGCATGATGCCAATGGCTTGTTTGTGCAAGATTGACCATCTCAGAGCCCAACTCTTACTTTCAGAATAGAAATGAAAAGAAGAAGATTCTTTCAGACTGAAATGAGGCTACAGCAACAGCTTCTGATCGACCCGGTCACCGTGGCGACGCGGAGGAGACGCGGACGGGAGCGCGGCGTCCGGTGCCTGACCCGCCGTAGCTCCGGCAGAGCGCCCGCCGCACCGGCGCACGAAGCAGTCACCCCGGGAGTCAGACCACCGCGTGCACAGGCGGCACTCCTCCTGCCCCGTCCTGACGCACGCCGCGCACCGCGGCGCGGATGTCGGCGCCCCCACTgcagcaacgccgccgccggcgacgacaacaACGACgtcctgctgctgttgctgctgctcttgTTCGGCATCACCACGCCGGCCAGCATCCCCAGCCCCGCAGACGTGAGAATGACAAGATGGTGCAGAGCTGCGGGAGGCCGGGGCCGAGGCCATGACGGAAAGTCGCCATCGTACGCGAGGCCGAGGTCGCTATGctgcacgccggcgccgccggagacTGGGTTGCGGCCTTACGGATGGGGAGGGTGTGAGGGGCAAGGATGAAATTTCGCGTAGGATAGCAGGTGGAGATGTACTAGAGCGTCAAATAAAATGGATGTTTTCGGTTTGTACTGGCAGCGACAAATAAaacgaaacagagggagtaattgagCAAGCTGTAAATATTGTGAATATTTATTGTGGATAGAATTTCttaaaatgtactccctctatttttaggttataatatattttgactttggttaaaatcaaactgtttcaaatttgactaagtttataaataaatatagtaatatttataatactaaattagtttcatcaaattaataattgaatatattttcataataaatttgtcttggcttgaaaatgttactactttttctataaacttggtcaaacttaaaacagtttgactttgaccagagtcaaaacgtcttataacctgaaacggagagagtagtatacACCACTTAAATATTTTGTATATTTAGAATATACGATCCAAAGAGATATATTACTTAGTGAGATGGGATGGTAGTGTACTGTGCAGCGTTTGTGACCTAGATCGATCGATAGGATGTGGTGGATAACGTACATCATGGTGGGCTCGACATAGATGGGATGGATGCTTGCTGGATGAAATTGCCCATGTCAAATGGGCCAAATGGAATGGTTACATGGACTGCAAAACTCGTATTAACTACCAAAATTGTTCACCGGATAATCCGCATCCATCGGATATTACCAATACCATATCATCATATGCATCTGCACGTCATGATAAGGGACATGTTGTTCATCTAAAACACCAAGCAGCTGACGAAGTGGATAAACAACATGTTGCTCGTATATCACACCTTTTCATCTCGCCATTGCAAAACCACAATATGCGAAAGATAAATATCGAACCCTCAATCCCAGTAGAAAGCAAGCACGATCTTGATAGGATCACCATGTTCCCCTCTATGTGGTTGCGCCAAATCATTGGAAAAAACGACTGGCAAGACTCTCACATGATTGTAGCTAAATGCTAATTTTTATTCATATGGTGTTTGAATCccctaaagatgaagatgaagataaagattaagtgtttcacgcaaaatgaggtggtaataacgtgtgattaattgagtttaattattacaaacttgaaaaatggattattttgatattttagagcaactttcatatagaaagttttcgcacgaaacgcaccatttagaagtttgaaaaacatgccacgagtatccaaatgTTTATCCTCTATTTACAGAAGAAACGAACAGGGCCGACCTTACAATAGACGCACACCTACTACTTATATAGTAATCCTAATACCTTTATATAATAATCCTAATACCTCtaaaaacaagaaacaaactcgTTACATGACTTGGACATGGAGAAAGAAACTTCTGCTGTAGCAACCGTCGTTTGGTTTGGTAGACTGCGGATAAACCACAGAATTCTAAGGTGAAACCAAAATCTTGGCGTGGGctagctttccaacaagtactcaaaCATGCAAAATGGAGTATGTATGCGAAATTCACGACTATTTTATCGTAGAACTGTCCAGGCCGTGTAAACAGAATCCGAATTGAATCCAAACCTTCTTACCTTCAACATTCTCACTAGGAAACAATTGAATTCGCATAGATGAGATATTTGCCGACTTATGGAGAGTCTGAGTAAATTTTAAAAGCCTTCACATTGTGAACTTCCTATTTGAGAAAGAGAATGGATATTAATCTTTCAAATCAAAATTAACAAACTTCGATGttgtattttaattaaagaATATTCAAATGACAAGTAATGTATAACTTGTGAAAGTCAACGAAATAATGGaaccttcatctcaaatttgaaagaCAAGCCACCACACGGTTAAGGATGTGAAAGCAGTATATAGTGAAGTTCGAAATCATAAGTAGCttggtttgaagccaacaaTACAAGTGGCTTGATTCGAAGACACCAATAGCTAGTTCACCAATTAATTTCTATTACTCTTTATGTAATTTTGCCCACCATAGTTTGCCAAGCTAATTTAATTTCTCACAACATTTCCAACCAGCAGGTCTGTGAACAAAAGGAAAGCTCAATAACAGCTTCCACTTTGTGtagttatataaatattatgtcATGAAGTTACATAATGGAGTGAACCATAACGTTATCTTACAATAGATATGCTAGATAACACATAATAGCTATTTCtataaatacaaaataaataacaaaaaaccatgaaaataaaatacaagGAGAGCGGTGCACATCTATATACTTCTTGATAAATTAAACGCTAGAGTGAGCACAATTATCATGTCGAGTTGAGCATGATCTTGGCGGATTATGGTTGCTTCATAAATTTAAAGCAGGTCCTTTGTACAGGTCCCTTCTAATAACAAAGCTGTTAGGGGGCTGGTGTTCTTCCAGCCAAACAAATTCAGGTTCCCTCGATCGGTTTGATAAAATGCCTGGACAAATAATAGCAAATGGTAAGTAAGATTCCTGAACCTGTGGCAACATGAGTCTTCCAGGAAATATAAGGTAGTACTGATTACTGACCCGACGGGTCTGCTTTTCGGCATCTGCGGAAGTAGGAGCAATGCCTTCCATCTTCTGAAGAATAAGGAGGTGATAAGATGTCCAGGATAGCACAGGGGGTGATGGCTTTGAAAGCATGGATGTTCCCCCCATCTTTTGGTTGAATAACCATTGCGCCGCATGGTGCAGACATCTCACCATCCCTTACAATCTTGGCAGGTCTAACTGcaataagaaaaagaagaatggaATCAATGGGAAGATACATTTATAGATGGAAACTTTTTGCGTTTTAGGTCCTTTTTTCTTGTATGTATGTAATGTAGGTGGATATGAAAATCTTCTCAAACTGAAAATGAGCCGGTGAATGAGCAGCAACAAAAAGTAACTTGTAAATATGGAAGTGATAATCAGAAATGAAATGATAAAACTTCATTTCAGAACCCGTTTCATGTAGCATACCACATGGGTAAAAATCTTATAGGCACTATAACTATGTTTTGGTAGAATATCAAAACCATGGTACATGTATGAACAAGTGAATGTAAATTCAACTTATGATTAATAAATAACATACCTTTTGATAATTTAAGCAGTTGAGTTGTATCCTCAACCCAATCGTACGATTTAACATGCACGGTACCATATAGAAGTTTACTGAATACAGTCATGCCTGGATGGTTGTGGAGTGGAATGATGGATGATGCTGGAATACAAAATATTCCAATCTGCATACACAACATGGGTACGTTTGTATGATTCAACATCTATACAAGTTTTTGACCAACATCAAATAAGttgattcaatatgttcaagcaTAGAAACAAAAGAGGACTAATGAACTTTCAATTGATGCTGCAAAAATGTAGAAACCAAGTATGCAAAATAAGCTAAATTAAGTAGTTAATGGCTTGTACCGAGAAATTTTTGCACTCATATATGTGACGATATCTGATTGTGGTGCTCGAATGAAAAACCGCTTTCCTATTCAGAACTCGTGGACTTCTCCAAGAGCGTACAGATTGTGCTTCAGTCTCAAGTCCAACATCAGAAGGCATGACATTGTCTGCTAGGAAATTCTGAACCAATCAGACCCAAATAACAAACGGTTTAATGCTAAACATACTACATATGCAATTTAAACTTTATGAGTCTTCAATAATCTAAACAGGGCAAAATAGGAAACAAACATAACTCTGTAAATAAAAATACTGTGCAAAAGCGACAGATGAACCATAcaatgaaaatgaaaaaggccCCAAGTTAATGGTTCTGGTTCATGAAGAAAATCTTAAACAATTCATATATGAAGGGCCTCTAAGGTGCTATACATGAGATTACAAAAATTTAATGTAGTTATGATTCATGGAACACAGAAAATGTGAAACAAGTTTAGTTTCAGAATCTTGACTAATCATAACTCATTTTGGACTGATGCTCGTGTTATTTCACAAAACCATAGAAACACAAACCCATAACCACTATATAATCCAATTAATAGTAACACACTTATTAACACTGAATTTTCATTGACATGTCCATCTAGCATTTCAGTTTGGTTGAAGATCAAGCCACAAGCAACAGCCAGAAAGGGGGCACTTCTTACCTAACACTGAACAAACACTGTCAACAGCTTCAGGAGATAACGACCCATTTGCAGATAATGACACTTTGCAGACCTCATAGAGCTTTTGTATTGTAGCCATGGAATTGGGAAAggatatataaattaaaatttcaacCCCACAAGATCCAATTCTAAAAGAAGAAATCCCTTTGACAACAGATATTGTTCGAACTATGCTTGGTCACCTGTTTcagtaagaaaagaaaattaatgcaATGATATTATTGATCAACATATAAACATCTTAATATCACCAACTTTTTGATTATTTCCTCTTAGTTCAGGATGAACCAAACATAAGAACACTAATGCACTCGATCGTTTTGGTGCTTAAATTTGCACTGATTTACCTCCATTTCTCCtgactctacttctaatatgtAACCAGTGACCTGAATTTCCCATTAAATTCCACTATCCTATTCCTGGTGCAATGCACGCAGACGAAAAACACAGATACTGTAGTTTATATATCATGTATCATCCAAAGTGAAAATCAAAGCATCTTACTAATCTACATATATCAGGAAAATAGgagttgataaaaaaaacaaccttaGTTAAGACCAAAATAATTCTGAATTATCAAGATCCTAGATGCTGTAATTTTCCATTCAGGGCCACCAAAATAGACATAAAAAACACATCTTTTACATGATTCCTACCAAATGGAGCACAAACTAGACCACTCATGGCCAAGGAAGAAGCCAAGATATCCATAAAAACCTAAACATGCCTTCAATGGTCATGACCTAATTTACCTGGTTAAGGTCTGGTGGGTAAAGAACCCCAAATTGCTGGATTGAAACAGGAAATTAATGGAGGCAATGGGATAAATTGGATACCTTGGGAGATGGAAGGGgcgatgagaggagaggaggaagagtgCCCAGGGAGCTCTCCCCAGCTCAATGGGCTCCGGTGGTGATTGCCCTTCTTTTGTACTTGGCTACTTGCATCTTCTTGGCAGATAAAAGGGGTGGCACCAGAAGTGATGTTGAAAGATTTTCTCTTTGCCTTTCTTTTCTAGAAGATAGCTGAAAGAGACAAAAATTCATCAATGTTTGTGTTGTTTCTCACTTCTCTTTTGCTTTGGATCAAACGGTGCGGATAGCATTTTTTTGGGCACAAATTTTTACAGAGTACTTCTATTATCCACCAGCATTGTTTAGTTgacttgaatttgaattttccTTGATTCACATAAGAATCGAACTATGCTAATTAAATCACTAATGTGACAAAATAGTCCAAAGAGTAAACAATgcttaaagaaaagaaagaaaatctagCTGTCAATTTAAGACAGAGAAATTCAATGTCCAAAGACTAAGTTCACAGTGAAAATTCTTAAAGGTCATCTATAATCAGTTTTTGTGTCTTAATAGTTTTAAGCTTGGAAATACGTACATGTAATTTCTTTTGTGCTAAGGAGAATTTATTATCTCCATAAGGAAGTGCAAAATGTTTCCTTTATATTCTTACAGATGTATCTTGCAAAATATTTCCT comes from the Oryza glaberrima chromosome 9, OglaRS2, whole genome shotgun sequence genome and includes:
- the LOC127784791 gene encoding uncharacterized protein LOC127784791; this encodes MARRGHHHHLAEVALLASASEDLAAVGAGEREGWLDDPAVLPSLAPRARALAVASAARSVLAVVPVAGVGGGVTVRPALGPDDGRISAVEWVPLVGEDAEEAGGEGVAVAVGTDAGWLLFYSLAGDLLHKQSIYPSKILKLNFRERKENAWEDSGSDELSVVFPGVIARFDGADLQNMLQKSLHEVKSHLWKDKSEQEDAEEDSSFGRIPFQIWNVSKLSSCADAAIVGLMPPPLLELQSSQRHYCAITVGEDAVVSAYRLSEDRSRSIVGAILSRGVAATFSTISSLSKIIWRSEPSPTKKSRPKPQSFAKTSPLTCLKDSPRKGERLTLSPSGTLAAITDSLGRILLLDTHALVAVRLWKGYRDASCLFVEMLLNKDKASSSLHTEYTKSDYCLCLAIHAPRKGIIEIWQMRTGARLLTIPCPKGSRILQPSTRFMSSPFSSLYSPLEVYLFNGDSGQLSVLNRHIG
- the LOC127784239 gene encoding plant cysteine oxidase 5-like, translated to MATIQKLYEVCKVSLSANGSLSPEAVDSVCSVLDNVMPSDVGLETEAQSVRSWRSPRVLNRKAVFHSSTTIRYRHIYECKNFSIGIFCIPASSIIPLHNHPGMTVFSKLLYGTVHVKSYDWVEDTTQLLKLSKVRPAKIVRDGEMSAPCGAMVIQPKDGGNIHAFKAITPCAILDILSPPYSSEDGRHCSYFRRCRKADPSGILSNRSREPEFVWLEEHQPPNSFVIRRDLYKGPALNL